From Ignavibacteriales bacterium:
GTTATTCCAATTGCCCGGGTCGCAATGGTCGTTGTCGACGATGACTCCGCCGTACTTATATGGACCGAACGGTGACGTGCTGGTTGCATAACCGATACACGTCGGCATTTCGGACCGGCTGATGTCGGAATAGATCAGATAGTAGATGCCGTTTCGTTTGGCAAGGAATGCACCTTCGTGAAAAAAATGTTCTCCTTCCGTCAGCACGCTATCTTTGATTGTCGACAGATCCAGTTCGCGCATGGTGGGCTTCATTTTCGCCATTTTCATGGTGAATTGTCCCCACAGATAGTACGCCTGGCCGTCATCGTCGATGAACAGCGACGGATCGATCTGGTTTTGTCCGCCCAGATCGAGCGCCTGACCATGTTCGAAGGGACCCGTTGGGCTCGTGGATGTCGCAACCCCTTCCGGCACCTTGCGACTTGGCTGGCAATAGTAGAGATAGAAAGTGTCTTTCTTCACCGCACAATCAGGGGCGAAGAGAAGATCGTCGTTGTATGAGACGGCGTCTCCGTCTCCCTTCGAGGAGAAGGCATTCCGGTAGATTTTCCAGGTCTTTAGATCATCCGTCACAAGGACGTGATGTTTCCACGAACAGTAGTACTGCGGGCTTTCATCCAACGAACCGTAGATATACATCTTGCCGTCCGGCCAAACGTGTGCCGAAGGATCTGCAATGTAGACGCCGGATGGCGTGATCGGATTTTGAGAAAACAACCCACCGCTCATCAATACGAAGAGAGAAGCGATGATTCTCAGCAGCCTGTCTCGCAGAGTGTTCATAGAGAAATTCCAACGCTGGAGATCACAGTGAGCACACGAAGTCACTACTTAGAGGGATCCGCTCTCTTCAGAACGACTCGCTGGAGATTGTTCACCGAGTAATTAGTGACCCCT
This genomic window contains:
- a CDS encoding family 43 glycosylhydrolase; translated protein: MNTLRDRLLRIIASLFVLMSGGLFSQNPITPSGVYIADPSAHVWPDGKMYIYGSLDESPQYYCSWKHHVLVTDDLKTWKIYRNAFSSKGDGDAVSYNDDLLFAPDCAVKKDTFYLYYCQPSRKVPEGVATSTSPTGPFEHGQALDLGGQNQIDPSLFIDDDGQAYYLWGQFTMKMAKMKPTMRELDLSTIKDSVLTEGEHFFHEGAFLAKRNGIYYLIYSDISRSEMPTCIGYATSTSPFGPYKYGGVIVDNDHCDPGNWNNHGSIVKFREKWYVLYHRSTHGCNTMRKACIEPIRFNPDGSIPEVEMTSQGAGDPLPATSTIDAERACLLYGNVRIQAFASDNEELAGMGNGDKAVFKYVDFKAGVKSISLRVAPGENGGRIVVAIDQPWHKRLANITIPGTKGTKEWQTLTFDVEPVAGVHALWLQFFGKGSQMFSIDWLKFN